A window of the Gossypium arboreum isolate Shixiya-1 chromosome 2, ASM2569848v2, whole genome shotgun sequence genome harbors these coding sequences:
- the LOC108460988 gene encoding CASP-like protein 4B1 has product MPHMNEFPSLPRQLSELTNAELYVSGTKQNKNNVSQSPVSFIFLLILVPKSPIFIFDSHMMSNPVEPTKIDDAGSNSNVENPTPAVSAINRRWKREDLFNKGSLFLRGLAFFFSLLSFIIMASNKHGGWKNFDRYSEYRYLLAIAALSILYSGGQAWRQVLSIWKNNNILEQRFSAMLDFFGDQMVAYLLISSTSAAIPLTNNMREGQDNIFTDASASAISMSFFAFLSLALSAMVSGYKLSTQSYI; this is encoded by the exons ATGCCCCACATGAATGAGTTCCCTTCCCTTCCAAGACAGCTGAGTGAGTTGACTAACGCAGAGTTGTATGTTTCCGGTacgaaacaaaacaaaaacaacgTTTCTCAATCCCCCGTTTCTTTCATCTTCCTCCTCATTTTAGTCCCCAAATCTCCCATCTTTATCTTCGATTCTCATATGATGTCGAACCCCGTTGAACCAACCAAGATTGACGATGCTGGATCCAATTCCAACGTCGAGAACCCTACTCCGGCTGTCTCTGCCATTAACAGGCGTTGGAAAAGGGAGGATTTGTTTAATAAAGGCTCTCTCTTTCTTAGAGGATTGGCTTTCTTCTTCTCTTTGCTATCTTTCATTATCATGGCTTCCAACAAACATGGTGGTTGGAAAAATTTCGATCGCTATTCTGAATACAG gtATTTGTTGGCAATTGCAGCTCTATCGATTTTGTACAGCGGAGGACAAGCGTGGAGACAGGTGCTTTCGATTTGGAAAAACAATAACATATTAGAACAACGTTTCTCTGCCATGCTCGACTTTTTTGGAGATCAA ATGGTGGCATACCTGTTGATATCATCCACATCCGCGGCGATTCCATTGACAAACAATATGAGAGAGGGACAAGACAATATTTTCACCGATGCCTCAGCTTCGGCTATCAGTATGTCATTTTTTGCCTTCCTATCGCTGGCACTATCAGCCATGGTTTCGGGTTATAAACTTTCAACTCAATCATACATCTAA
- the LOC108461414 gene encoding patellin-6-like, with amino-acid sequence MENPHSPISIPEASPKPYKKSFVTTLMEAASLRSPFKEDTYFSSHLKASEKKALQELKDKLMASYGPDGECTMWGIPLLAEDEKADVVLLKFLRARDFRVLDSFRMLEKCLAWRKEFKADSVGEEDLGFKELEGVVAYMHGYDREGHPVCYNAYGVFKDKDMYERIFGDEEKLNKFLRWRIQVLERGISLLHFKPGGINSIIQVTDLKDMPKRELRVASNQILSLFQDNYPEMVARKIFINVPWYFSVLYSMFSPFLTQRTKSKFVISREGHAAETLYKFIRPEDVPVQYGGLSRPNDLQKPASEFTVKGGEKVNIQIEGIEAGATITWDLVVGGWDLEYSAEFVPNKEDSYTIAVEKPRKLSPTEEAIRNSYTSKESGKLVLSVDNTSSRRKKVAAYRYIVRKSTLE; translated from the exons ATGGAGAATCCACACTCACCCATTTCTATCCCAGAGGCTTCTCCTAAGCCTTACAAGAAAAGCTTTGTTACTACTCTAATGGAAGCTGCTAGTCTTCGCTCTCCTTTTAAGGAAGATACCTATTTTAGCTCCCATTTGAAGGCTTCCGAGAAGAAGGCGTTGCAAGAGCTCAAGGACAAGCTCATGGCTTCTTATGGCCCGGACGGTGAATGCACCATGTGGGGGATCCCTTTACTTGCTGAAGACGAAAAAGCTGATGTCGTTTTGTTGAAGTTCTTGCGAGCTAGGGACTTCAGGGTGTTGGATTCCTTCCGCATGTTGGAAAAATGTCTTGCTTGGAGGAAAGAGTTTAAGGCCGACAGTGTTGGGGAAGAAGACTTGGGGTTCAAGGAGCTTGAAGGAGTTGTTGCTTATATGCATGGCTACGACAGGGAAGGTCACCCTGTTTGCTACAATGCTTATGGTGTTTTTAAAGACAAGGATATGTACGAGAGAATCTTTGGTGATGAAGAGAAACTGAACAAGTTTCTGAGATGGAGAATTCAAGTCCTGGAAAGAGGGATCAGTCTCCTACATTTCAAGCCTGGTGGGATTAACTCTATTATTCAAGTCACTGATCTAAAAGACATGCCTAAGAGAGAACTTAGGGTAGCTTCAAATCAGATCCTTTCCCTCTTTCAAGATAATTACCCTGAAATGGTAGCTCGAAAG ATTTTCATCAATGTCCCATGGTACTTCAGTGTGCTGTACTCAATGTTCAGTCCATTTTTAACTCAGCGAACTAAGAGCAAGTTCGTCATCTCCAGAGAAGGGCATGCTGCTGAAACACTCTACAA GTTTATAAGGCCTGAAGATGTTCCAGTACAGTATGGTGGACTGAGTCGACCCAATGACTTACAGAAACCAGCCTCGGAGTTCACTGTTAAAGGAGGAGAGAAAGTGAACATTCAAATTGAAGGGATTGAG GCTGGAGCAACCATAACATGGGACCTGGTAGTAGGAGGGTGGGACTTAGAATATAGTGCAGAATTCGTGCCCAACAAAGAAGACAGCTACACCATTGCAGTGGAGAAGCCAAGGAAACTAAGTCCAACAGAGGAAGCCATTCGCAACTCCTATACATCAAAGGAATCAGGCAAACTAGTGCTGTCAGTGGATAATACAAGTTCCAGGAGAAAAAAGGTTGCTGCTTATCGCTATATTGTTCGCAAATCAACCTTGGAGTAG